The window TCTCTTGCTGATATTCTTCTTTTTCTTATCTATTTCAGCCAATGCGAAAATCCTATTACCTCAAATTTTATCAAGTAAAATGGTTTTGCAACGAGATAAGCCAATCAATATTTGGGGCTACGCGGCTGCTGGAGAAAAAATAACAGTTACTTTTTCAGGACAATCAAAGCAAACAGTTACTGATCAATCGGGCAATTGGTCGATAGTTTTATCAGCGCTTAAAACTTCTTCAAATCCTCAAAAAATGATGATCTCTGGTTCAAATCAAATTGTTTTGGATGACATTTTAGTTGGTGAAGTTTGGCTTTGCTCTGGCCAATCCAATATGGAATATGCCATGCGAAAACTAGCGAAAATTCCTAAGCCTAAAAATGAAAAACTAGGTTTTCCATCTGATGAAGTAGAAAAAGCGAAAAATAATCAAATCAGGATTTTTCTTGTTAACCGAAAAATGTTAATTAAGCCAGATTCTATTCATAAAAGTTGGAGCGTTGCACAGGACTCTGCTTTAAGGTCTTTTTCTGCTGTTGGTTACTTTTTTGCGAAGGAACTTCAGGCAAAATTAGGTATTCCAATTGGTGTAATTTCTTCAGCAATACCAGGAAGTGCTATCGAACCCTGGATTTCTGAAACAGCCTTTAATCAAGAGTCTTATTTTAAAAACCAAAAGGTTGGCAATGATCCAGGTAAATTTTATCCCACTATGATTGAGCCGTTAACAAAATTTAAAATTCGTGGATTTCTTTGGTATCAGGGCGAAACCAACTGTTTTTTGAATGAGAAAATCAGCTATGCTTATAAAATGAAAGTTTTAATCAACAGCTGGAGAAAAGCTTGGCAAGAGAAAGATCTGCCATTTTACTACGTTCAAATTGCACCATTTAATTATTCTAAAACTAAAGGAAAAGTTCCTGTAGATGAAAATACTGAACCGGAATTATGGGAAGCTCAAACGGAAATTTTAAGGTTGCCAAATACGGGAATGGTATCTACAAATGATTTAACTGATACAAATGAAGATTTACACCCAACCTATAAATGGGAAGTTGGAAAGCGTTTAGCACTTTGGGCATTGGCCAAAACGTATAATCAAAAAATAGATTATAGTGGTCCGATTTTTAAAACAGTTTCCTTTATAAATAACAAAGCGCTACTGGATTTTGAGCATTTACAAAAAAATTCAAATACAATTTCAGGTTTTACAATTGCCGGGAAAGATGGGATTTTTAAAAGCGCTGATGCAGTTGTTGAAAATGGAAAGGTTATGGTTTCGGCGAAAGAAGTAACAGAACCGACAGCGGTTCGCTATAATTGGACTGAAAATCCCACAGGAAATTTTTATAGTAATGGTTTACCAGCTTTACCTTTTAGAACGGATAATCCTTTAACAAAACAATTTAAAGCCAATTAATGATACGAAAAATTCACTTTACTTTGTGTTTGATATTTCTTTTATGTTCTGCAAAAGCACAGCAAACGGAGAAACTATTTCTTTCAGGAACGGGAAATGATAATACCGTTAACTGGGATTTTTTCTGCACAGGTGGTGCGAACTCTGGAAAATGGACTACTATACCAGTTCCGTCAAATTGGGAATTGCAAGGTTTTGGAAAGTACGATTACGGTTTTGCGAAAGATAGCGCAAAAGGAAAGGAGCAAGGACTTTATAAATACAATTTTAAAGTTCCAGCGGGTTGGAAAGGTAAGCTAATCAATATTGTTTTTGAAGGATCAATGACTGATACTGAAGTGAAAATTAACGGAAAATCTGTTGGAGAAACGCATCAGGGTGCTTTTTATGTCTTTAAGTATGATATTTCAAAACTAATTAAACTAGGAGAAAATAATTTATTAGAAGTAAAAGTTTCTAAACATTCGGCAAATCAATCTGTAAATGAAGCAGAACGCAAAGCCGATTTTTGGATTTTTGGGGGCATTTTTAGACCGGTTTTTTTAGAGGCCTTGCCACAAACCCATATTGATCGCATCCAAATTGATGCAAAAGCAGATGGAAAATTAAATGCTCAATTAACTTATGTAGGCGATGCTGATAAAGTGGAACTATGGCTTTTTGATAAGAAAGGAAATCCATTTGGTGCTAAGTTTACCACATCATGGAAAAAGGGAACGCAAAAGTTAATGTTGAATTATCAGTTTTCTAACCCTGAATTGTGGTCTTCAGAATTTCCAAATCTTTACATGGCTACTTTTGTTCTATTCAAAAATGGTCAGGTAATTCATCAACTTTCTAAAAAAATCGGTTTTAGAACCATCGAAGTTAAAGAGCGGGACGGGGTTTACATTAATGGCGTTAAAATTAAATTCAAAGGCGTAAATCGTCATTCTTTTTATCCTTCATCAGGCAGGACAACCAGTAAAAAAACTAGTATCGCTGATGTTTCCTTAATTAAAGAGATGAATATGAACGCAGTTCGTATGTCGCATTATCCACCGGATGGCCACTTCCTTGATATTTGCGATTCACTTGGTTTATTTGTGATGGATGAATTGGCGGGCTGGCATGGTAAATATAATACGCCAACAGGAACCAAATTACAAAAAGAAATGATGCTTAATGATGAGAATCATCCATCAATAATATTTTGGGCAAATGGAAATGAAGGTGGTCATAATTTAGAATTGGATCATTTGTTTCCGGATGAAGATATTCAAAAACGACCTGTAATTCACCCCTGGGAAGTTTTTGGTGGATTTGAAACGACTCATTATCGGGAGTATAATTATGGAATTGGAAATTACAATCACGGTCATAATATTTTAATGCCAACAGAATTCTTACATGGCATGTGGGATGGTGGACACGGCGCAGGCCTGGAAGATTATTGGAATGCGATGTGGAATAATCCACTCTCGGCCGGTGGTTTTTTATGGGATTTTGCTGATCAGGGTGTTGTTCGTACCGATAAAAATGGTGAGCTGGATACAGATGGAAATCACGGTCCTGATGGAATAGTTGGCCCATATCACCAAAAGGAAGGAAGTTTTTACACCATAAAAGAAGTTTGGAGCCCAGTTTTTGTAGAGAAAAGAGAAATGACCGATGGATTTGATGGTTCTTTCTTGTTGGAGAACCGTTATGCTTTTACTAATTTAAATCAATGTAGTTTCAGTTGGACGGTAGAAGAATTGAATCCGTCAATTTCTAATTTTGAGAGCGGAACCGCAATTGCTCCCTCAATCAAACCATTTGAAAAGGGAATTTTGAAAATTGATCTACCTAAAGGATGGAAAAATTACGATGTATTATACCTCACTGCAAAATCTCCAGAAGGCAAAGAAGTTTTCACCTGGAGTTTTCCAATAACGCTACCTAAGGATGAGGCTGAGAAAATTGTGGTAAAAACAGGATCTTCAAAAGTAACCTTAAAAGATAATGCAGCAACTTACGATGTTTTGGCAAATGGTATTAATTTCAGTTTTGATAAATTAACAGGTCTACTAAAACAGGCGAAAAATGCTAAAGGTATAATTCCATTTTCCAATGGTCCGATTTTGCAAGAAGGCGTTAATAATTTCAAAAATTTTAGCAAAAAAATGGATGGAGAAAATCTTATTATTTCATCAGTATTTGATAAAAAAGATAGCTACAATACTTTAAAGTGGACCATTTATCCTTCAGGTTGGTTAAAAATGGAAGTTAAATATTTTCCATCTGCATACTTCACTACTTTCGTTGGATTGAATTTTTCTTACCCTGAAACCGAATTAAAAAGTGTTAATTATAAAGGAAACGGACCTTATCGAGTTTGGAAAAATAGAATGAAAGGTAATAAATTTGGTGTTTGGAATAAAAATTACAACAATTCTGCTACCGGCGAATCGCCTTGGCAATATCCAGAATTTAAGGGGTATTATTCAAATATGTACTGGTGCGAATTCGTTGGCAAGGCACAATCTTTCAAAGTAGTTACCGATCGGGAAGACGTTTTTTTAAGGCTATTTACACCGAAAAAATCAAAAGATACAGAATACGATAATATGAGTCCGACTTTTCCAAACGGTGATATTTCTTTTATGAATGGAATATCTGCAATTGGGACAAAGACTCAAAAACCCGAAACAACTGGTCCGATGGGCATGAAACATGTGTACTATGATTATGAAAAAGAGCCGATAAGGGCATTAAATATGGTTTTATATTTCGATTTTTCAGCTAAATAGGTTTAACCAAAAAGTAATAGAGGAATAACCACCAAGACACAAAGAACACTAAGAAGGGATTATAAATAGAACCACGAAGGGTATAGTTACATTAAAAAACAGTGAAATCATATAATCAGTGTAATCAACCGCGAAGCGTAATAAGTAAACAGCATTCAAAATATAATCGGTGTAATCAACCATAAAGCGTAATGAACATTAAAATCTACATAACGATAATCTGCATTTGGTTTATACCATTTTCTAAAGTCGCTGCGCAAATAAAATTGCAACATACTACTTGCGAAATGTTGGTTAATCCATTAGGAATCGACGTATTGCAACCGAGACTTGCTTGGCAAATTGTTTCCAGTGAACGAAATGTAATGCAAAATGCCTATCAGATTTTAGTTGCTTCATCGCTTGAAAAACTCGATGCAAATGAAGGTGATTTATGGGATTCTAAGAAGGTTGCAGAGCAAGAATCCATTCATATCAATTATAAAGGAAAAGAGCTAAAAAGTAGAATGAAAGCTTATTGGAAGGTTAAAGTGTGGACAAACACTGGTGTAAGTGAATGGTCATCTAATAACTATTTTTCAATGGGTTTACTTTATTATAAGGATTGGCCAAAGGGCTGGATCGGCTTCGATCGTGCTTTCCCGTGGGATAATATTAAAACCGATTCGCGTTTATCTGCCAGGTATTTTAGGAAAGAATTTCAAACTTCTAAAACTATAAAATCAGCAACCGCATCTATCATTGGTTTAGGTTTATATGAACTATTTATCAACGGGAAAAAGGTTGGTGAAGATGTAATGTCTCCGTCGCCTACGGATTATACAAAAAATGTTAAATACAATACTTATGACGTTACGAGCTATATTCAAGGCGGAAAAAATGCAATAGGAGTAGTTTTGGGTAATGGTCGGTTCTTCGCTATGCGTCAGAATGAGAAACCTTATAAAATTAAAACGTTTGGTTTTCCAAAAATGCTCATGAACCTCAATATTGTTTATACGGATGGAACAACTGCGAATGTTGATTCAGATGACAGTTGGAAAGGAACAGCCGATGGACCAATCAGAACTAATAATGAGTATGATGGTGAAGAATACGACGCAACTAAGGAAACGGCGGGTTGGAATAAAACTGGTTTTGATGATAGTAAATGGTCAAAAGCGGAGTTTGTTCAAGAACCCTCAGGAACTATTGAAGCACAAATGAATGAAAATATCCGGGTGATGAATACGCTTAAACCTGTTTCCATAACTAAAATTTCGGGTGGAAGGTATATTTTAGATATGGGTCAGAATATGGTGGGTTGGCTCCAAATAAAGGTTAAAGGTTTAAAAGGAAAACAAATCAAACTGCGTTTTGCAGAATCGCTACAGGAAGGTGGGGAGCTTTTTACGGCCAATCTTCGCAATGCGAAATGTACCGATTTATACACGCTTAAAGGTGGAGAACAGGAAACTTGGGAACCTACTTTTGTTTACCGTGGTTTTAGATACATAGAACTTTCTGGCTACATTTATCAACCATCTGTAAATGATTTTGTAGGAAAAATGATTTATGATAACATTAAAACCGTCGGGACGTTCGAAACTTCTGATGCTTTAACTAATCAAATTTTTAAGAATGCCTGGTGGGGAATTGCCGGAAATTATAAGGGAATTCCGATTGATTGTCCGCAACGGAATGAACGTATGCCTTGGTTAGGCGATCGAGGTGCAGTTGCTTACGGTGAAAGTTTTGTTTTTGATAATGGAAGATTTTATGCCAAATGGATGCAGGATATTCGTAATTCTCAGAAGGAAGATGGCGCTATCCCGGATGTTGCACCAGCTTTTTGGCGCTATTATAGCGATAACATGACTTGGCCAGGCGCAATGCTTTTAGTTACCGAAATGCTTTACAAACAGACAGGTGATGTATCTGCAGTTAAAGATAATTATCCAGCAATGAAAAAATGGCTGGCTTATATGCAAGATCGATATATAAAAGATTATATTTTGACAAAAGATAGTTATGGTGATTGGTGTATGCCGCCAATTACCATAGAATTTGGTCGTGGAAAAAGCGCTGATAAAAAGTATCCTTCTGAATTAATTTCTACCGCGTATTATTATCATTTTACACAGTTGATGATCCAATTTGGAAGCGTTATTGGCAAAGAGGATGATGTTAAAAATTATGAACTTTTAGGTAATAACATCAAAAATGCTTTCAATCAAAAATATTATAACGGTAAAGGTTATTATGCATCAAATGCTTTAACAGATAATATTATTCCATTATATTTTGGAATGGTTCCTGAAAATAAAGTGGAACAGGTTTTTAAGAATATCACTTATACTGTTGAAGTTACAAATAAGGGTCATTTGAGTAATGGTTTAGTTGGTATTCAATGGTTAATGCGTTGTTTAAATGATTATGGCAGACCAGATTTAGCTTATACGATTGCCACTCAGAAAACTTATCCAAGTTGGGGATATATGGTCGACAATGGCGCAACAACTATTTGGGAATTATGGAATGGCAACACTGCTGATCCTAAAATGAACTCACAAAATCACGTAATGATGCTTGGTGATTTATTGATCTGGTATTATGAAAACTTAGCAGGAATAAAATCAGAGCGTGCTGCGTTTAAGAAAATTATCATGAAACCTGAAATGATAAGCAGTTTAAATGCTGTTAATGCAAGTTACAATTCAGTTTATGGTTTGATAAAAAGTAACTATACAAATACGACAAAGCAATTTAATTGGAAAGTAACTATACCACCAAATACTACAGCGTTGGTTTATATTCCAGCTGATAATAGAGGAGAAGTTGCCGAATTATTGGAATCAATAAAAGATTTAAAATTTATTAAAATGGAAAATAAAAGAGCGATTTATGAAATTGGATCGGGAGATTATTCTTTTGTGGTGAAGAAGTAAGATGAAAGGGCACAAATCACAGTATTGAAAACAATTTTGGGTTTGTCATTTTGAACATAGTGAAGAATCTCCAAGCGATGGAAAATAGTCGCCAATAGCGTAAAGGACCAAAGATGGTAGGTTAAACCTAGGTAGTGCTAATCGGTTGCAGATTCTTCGTTGCACTCAGAATGACAATATTATGCGATAGATTAAAATGTTAATAACCAATAAAAAATAGAATTATGAGAAAGTTTTTAAAGCCATTTCTACTATTTACCTTATTAATAATAGCCATGGTAAATGCATTTAGTCAAACTAACGATGTTATTATTTCAGAAGATATGCTTGTAAAAGCTAAAGAATTTGTGTCATCATTGAATTTAACCGATGCAACGAAAAAAACTAATGCAGAAAACGTTATTGCTGTTCACATGGTGAAAGTTAGAGATTGGCACAATCAACATCCGTCCACTACAGTTCCTGAAGGCATAAATCCTGTTACGGGAAATAAATTGAATGAGTTAGATAGGCAAATTATTGCTGATTCGGCGATGCCATTGGGTGTTCATCAAAATTTAATGACTGGTTTGAAAGATAATTTAACACCCGAGCAAGTAGAAACAATTTTAGATAAATATACCATTGGTAAAGTTGATTTCACGATGAAGGGTTACAAAGCAATTGTACCAGATTTAACCGCTGATGAACAATCTAAAATTTTAGGTTTCATGAAACAGGCAAGGGAGCAAGCGGTCGATTATAAAAATATGAAGCAAATTTCGGCCATTTTTGAGATTTACAAAACGAAATCAGAGCAAATGTTAAATAATAACGGCCGAAGCTGGCGAGCACTTTATAGTGCATATACTAAGAAAATTAAAGACGAAAAAGCCACAAAGGCGAAACAATAAATTAATGTTTTAAACTCATCATCATTCCTCGCGTAAGCAAAAATCTTATAGTGAAATAGGGTATTAGATTCCCTTCAAGCTGAGGATGACGATCGTAATTGGTAATAAATAAAATATGTTCAAAAGAAAAATATATATCTTAATTAATCTAATTGTCGTAACGGCATTTACTGCCAATGCACAAGTAGAAAAATGGCAATCGGGTGTTGTGAAGCAAGAATTTCTTTATGATAAAGCTCCATTTCCATCCTGCCATTCAGCAACCATTGTCGAAACGCCAAATGGATTAGTGGCTTCTTTTTTCGGTGGAACTAAAGAACGAAATCCAGATGTTGAAATTTACATTAGCCGTTTTGTAGACGGCAAGTGGTTAGCACCAGTTTCTGCCGCAAACGGTATTCAACCGGATGGAAAAAGGTTGCCGACTTGGAACCCGGTTTTGTACCAGGTTCCTGGCGGAGAATTATTGTTGTTCTATAAAATCGGTCCAAAGCCTTCTGAATGGTGGGGCATGATGAGATCTTCAAAAGATAATGGAATCACTTGGTCTGATGCTAAAAAGCTCCCTGACGGGTATATCGGTCCGGTAAAAAATAAACCTGTTTTACTAAGCAATGGGAATCTTTTTGCTCCATCAAGTAGAGAAGGCGATGGATGGAAAATTCACTTCGAAGTAACAAAAGATAACGGTCAAACTTGGAGAACAGTTGGTCCATTAAATGAAAATGGCATTAAAGCGATCCAACCAAGTATTTTGCAACATAGAAATGGAAAACTTCAAATTTTGGCTAGAACAGCAAACCGAGCAATTGCAGAATCGTGGTCTGAAGATAATGGAGAAACTTGGTCACCTCTAACTAAAACTTCGTTGCCCAACAATAACTCTGGAACTGATGCGGTAACCATGAAAGATGGTCGCCATGTACTGGTTTATAATCATGTTCTGCCTCCAGGCGATTTAGCAAAAGGGGCTAGAACACCATTAAACGTTTCGATTTCTAAGAACGGAAAAGAATGGTCTGCGGCTTTGATTTTAGAGGATTCTCCAATTAGTCAATATTCATATCCAGCGGTTATTCAAACAGCTGATGGCATGTTGCATTTTATTTATACCTGGAGGAGACAGAAAATTAAGCATGTAGTAGTTGATCCAACAAAGCTGAAATTAAAGAAAATTAAAAATGGAGTTTGGCCAAAATTAAATGGATACACGGCGCCAGTGATCACAGAAACTAAAAGCGAAGAGCCATGAGAGTTGATAAGTCGTCATTAGGTGACAGAGCAGATAATAAATTTTCTGGAAAACAATTTATTCTGTCGGGAGAGATTGCTTCGGTTAATGAAAATCAAACCTCGCAATGACGCGAGAGAGGGTGGTCGTCATTGCGAGGAGGCACGACAAAGCAATCTCATTTTTGAGAGAGATTGCCTCGGTTGATGAAAAATCAAACCTCGCAATGACGGTAGAGAGGTCGTTATTGCACGACGGTCGTCATTGCGAGGCACGAAGCAATCTTACTTTGAAATAAACTAGCTAATGGAACGAGGTGGATTTGTTTACATCATGACCAACAAAAACCACATGGTTTTATATACAGGTGTAACATCTGATTTGCGAAATAGGATATATGAGCATATAAACAATCGTTATCCGAAGAGTTTTTCATCAAAATACAAATGTAATAAATTGGTTTACCACAACTTCTTTTGGAGTATTGAAGAAGCAATTGCAGAAGAAAAGAGAATAAAGGGAGGTAGTAGACTTGCCAAGCTTAGAATTATAAATGAATTTAACCCGAATTGGAATGACTTGTTTGAAACATTGGACTAATCCTTTTTCTTCGTTGCACGACACGAAGCAATCTAAATCAGAAATAAGATTGCCTCAGCTCGCTCAATCCCAGCTTCGCAATGACGATAGCACTATGAAGGGCGATCAAAAATCAAGCTTCGGAATAACTGTAAAACAATCGTCATTGCGAGGAACGAAGCAATCTCATGCAAGTTCAGTTCATTTTTGTACTATTAAATCCACGTTCTTTAGAAATAGAATATCTACATATTTCATTTTGGTAATTTTAGTTTGTTTTTCATCATTTACAAACCTCTCTGCCCAAACCCAAAACACCGATAACCTTTATAAAAAGCCTCTAGTTGAAGTACTTAAAGATATCCAAACAAGATACAAAATAACAGTAAAATATTCAGAACCACAGGTTAAAGATAAGTTTGTAAACTACGCAAATTGGCGCTTTCGTGCTGATGTAGATGAAACACTAGCGAACGTTTTAACACCTTTAGACATGAAAGTGAATAAGGAAAAGCCCGGCGTTTACAAATTAAAAGAGTATGAGTATTACCGTTGGGAAGTTCAGGATGGATGGGCTTATTTGGATAGTTTGGCTACCAAATATCACGATAAAACAACTTGGGAAAAACGAAAATCAGAAATTAAACCGGAACTTTTTAAGGCATTGTTATTATCGCCGTTGCCTGCAAAACCAAATTCTAAACCCATAATTACGGCTAAAAGAATTTATGACGGTTATTCTGTAGAAAACATTGCTCTGGAAATTTTACCCGGTATTTGGATCAATGGATCTTTATATCAGCCATTGGTTGTTAAAGGTAAAATACCTGTGGTATTAAGTCCTGATGGACATTGGGAAAAACAACGTTTTAGGCCTGATTGTCAAATTAGATGTGCGATGATTGCTAAAATGGGCGCC is drawn from Pedobacter mucosus and contains these coding sequences:
- a CDS encoding sialate O-acetylesterase codes for the protein MVLQRDKPINIWGYAAAGEKITVTFSGQSKQTVTDQSGNWSIVLSALKTSSNPQKMMISGSNQIVLDDILVGEVWLCSGQSNMEYAMRKLAKIPKPKNEKLGFPSDEVEKAKNNQIRIFLVNRKMLIKPDSIHKSWSVAQDSALRSFSAVGYFFAKELQAKLGIPIGVISSAIPGSAIEPWISETAFNQESYFKNQKVGNDPGKFYPTMIEPLTKFKIRGFLWYQGETNCFLNEKISYAYKMKVLINSWRKAWQEKDLPFYYVQIAPFNYSKTKGKVPVDENTEPELWEAQTEILRLPNTGMVSTNDLTDTNEDLHPTYKWEVGKRLALWALAKTYNQKIDYSGPIFKTVSFINNKALLDFEHLQKNSNTISGFTIAGKDGIFKSADAVVENGKVMVSAKEVTEPTAVRYNWTENPTGNFYSNGLPALPFRTDNPLTKQFKAN
- a CDS encoding sialidase family protein; this encodes MFKRKIYILINLIVVTAFTANAQVEKWQSGVVKQEFLYDKAPFPSCHSATIVETPNGLVASFFGGTKERNPDVEIYISRFVDGKWLAPVSAANGIQPDGKRLPTWNPVLYQVPGGELLLFYKIGPKPSEWWGMMRSSKDNGITWSDAKKLPDGYIGPVKNKPVLLSNGNLFAPSSREGDGWKIHFEVTKDNGQTWRTVGPLNENGIKAIQPSILQHRNGKLQILARTANRAIAESWSEDNGETWSPLTKTSLPNNNSGTDAVTMKDGRHVLVYNHVLPPGDLAKGARTPLNVSISKNGKEWSAALILEDSPISQYSYPAVIQTADGMLHFIYTWRRQKIKHVVVDPTKLKLKKIKNGVWPKLNGYTAPVITETKSEEP
- a CDS encoding alpha-L-rhamnosidase; the encoded protein is MNIKIYITIICIWFIPFSKVAAQIKLQHTTCEMLVNPLGIDVLQPRLAWQIVSSERNVMQNAYQILVASSLEKLDANEGDLWDSKKVAEQESIHINYKGKELKSRMKAYWKVKVWTNTGVSEWSSNNYFSMGLLYYKDWPKGWIGFDRAFPWDNIKTDSRLSARYFRKEFQTSKTIKSATASIIGLGLYELFINGKKVGEDVMSPSPTDYTKNVKYNTYDVTSYIQGGKNAIGVVLGNGRFFAMRQNEKPYKIKTFGFPKMLMNLNIVYTDGTTANVDSDDSWKGTADGPIRTNNEYDGEEYDATKETAGWNKTGFDDSKWSKAEFVQEPSGTIEAQMNENIRVMNTLKPVSITKISGGRYILDMGQNMVGWLQIKVKGLKGKQIKLRFAESLQEGGELFTANLRNAKCTDLYTLKGGEQETWEPTFVYRGFRYIELSGYIYQPSVNDFVGKMIYDNIKTVGTFETSDALTNQIFKNAWWGIAGNYKGIPIDCPQRNERMPWLGDRGAVAYGESFVFDNGRFYAKWMQDIRNSQKEDGAIPDVAPAFWRYYSDNMTWPGAMLLVTEMLYKQTGDVSAVKDNYPAMKKWLAYMQDRYIKDYILTKDSYGDWCMPPITIEFGRGKSADKKYPSELISTAYYYHFTQLMIQFGSVIGKEDDVKNYELLGNNIKNAFNQKYYNGKGYYASNALTDNIIPLYFGMVPENKVEQVFKNITYTVEVTNKGHLSNGLVGIQWLMRCLNDYGRPDLAYTIATQKTYPSWGYMVDNGATTIWELWNGNTADPKMNSQNHVMMLGDLLIWYYENLAGIKSERAAFKKIIMKPEMISSLNAVNASYNSVYGLIKSNYTNTTKQFNWKVTIPPNTTALVYIPADNRGEVAELLESIKDLKFIKMENKRAIYEIGSGDYSFVVKK
- a CDS encoding GIY-YIG nuclease family protein codes for the protein MERGGFVYIMTNKNHMVLYTGVTSDLRNRIYEHINNRYPKSFSSKYKCNKLVYHNFFWSIEEAIAEEKRIKGGSRLAKLRIINEFNPNWNDLFETLD
- a CDS encoding glycoside hydrolase family 2 protein, giving the protein MIRKIHFTLCLIFLLCSAKAQQTEKLFLSGTGNDNTVNWDFFCTGGANSGKWTTIPVPSNWELQGFGKYDYGFAKDSAKGKEQGLYKYNFKVPAGWKGKLINIVFEGSMTDTEVKINGKSVGETHQGAFYVFKYDISKLIKLGENNLLEVKVSKHSANQSVNEAERKADFWIFGGIFRPVFLEALPQTHIDRIQIDAKADGKLNAQLTYVGDADKVELWLFDKKGNPFGAKFTTSWKKGTQKLMLNYQFSNPELWSSEFPNLYMATFVLFKNGQVIHQLSKKIGFRTIEVKERDGVYINGVKIKFKGVNRHSFYPSSGRTTSKKTSIADVSLIKEMNMNAVRMSHYPPDGHFLDICDSLGLFVMDELAGWHGKYNTPTGTKLQKEMMLNDENHPSIIFWANGNEGGHNLELDHLFPDEDIQKRPVIHPWEVFGGFETTHYREYNYGIGNYNHGHNILMPTEFLHGMWDGGHGAGLEDYWNAMWNNPLSAGGFLWDFADQGVVRTDKNGELDTDGNHGPDGIVGPYHQKEGSFYTIKEVWSPVFVEKREMTDGFDGSFLLENRYAFTNLNQCSFSWTVEELNPSISNFESGTAIAPSIKPFEKGILKIDLPKGWKNYDVLYLTAKSPEGKEVFTWSFPITLPKDEAEKIVVKTGSSKVTLKDNAATYDVLANGINFSFDKLTGLLKQAKNAKGIIPFSNGPILQEGVNNFKNFSKKMDGENLIISSVFDKKDSYNTLKWTIYPSGWLKMEVKYFPSAYFTTFVGLNFSYPETELKSVNYKGNGPYRVWKNRMKGNKFGVWNKNYNNSATGESPWQYPEFKGYYSNMYWCEFVGKAQSFKVVTDREDVFLRLFTPKKSKDTEYDNMSPTFPNGDISFMNGISAIGTKTQKPETTGPMGMKHVYYDYEKEPIRALNMVLYFDFSAK
- a CDS encoding DUF3826 domain-containing protein: MRKFLKPFLLFTLLIIAMVNAFSQTNDVIISEDMLVKAKEFVSSLNLTDATKKTNAENVIAVHMVKVRDWHNQHPSTTVPEGINPVTGNKLNELDRQIIADSAMPLGVHQNLMTGLKDNLTPEQVETILDKYTIGKVDFTMKGYKAIVPDLTADEQSKILGFMKQAREQAVDYKNMKQISAIFEIYKTKSEQMLNNNGRSWRALYSAYTKKIKDEKATKAKQ
- a CDS encoding acetylxylan esterase, which translates into the protein MTCLKHWTNPFSSLHDTKQSKSEIRLPQLAQSQLRNDDSTMKGDQKSSFGITVKQSSLRGTKQSHASSVHFCTIKSTFFRNRISTYFILVILVCFSSFTNLSAQTQNTDNLYKKPLVEVLKDIQTRYKITVKYSEPQVKDKFVNYANWRFRADVDETLANVLTPLDMKVNKEKPGVYKLKEYEYYRWEVQDGWAYLDSLATKYHDKTTWEKRKSEIKPELFKALLLSPLPAKPNSKPIITAKRIYDGYSVENIALEILPGIWINGSLYQPLVVKGKIPVVLSPDGHWEKQRFRPDCQIRCAMIAKMGAMAFSYDLFAWGESMLQFKYEDHRKSLAQTVQTLGGIRILDYFTSLKNVDTNRVGISGGSGAGSHSILMTAMDARIKLSAPVVAMSSYFYGGCPCESGMPIHQCAGGTDNVELAAMAAPMPQLIVSDGSDWTAHTPEHDFPYLQKMYGYYGVTNKVENVHLPDEKHDFGVNKRIALYDFLIKYFKLNGASVKDKSGKYNESKVTIEKENALFVFGDKGEKLPKNAVIGFENLEKLFPYQTSK